One Phaseolus vulgaris cultivar G19833 chromosome 2, P. vulgaris v2.0, whole genome shotgun sequence DNA window includes the following coding sequences:
- the LOC137811714 gene encoding WD-40 repeat-containing protein MSI1, with protein sequence MGKEEEEMRGEIEERLINEEYKIWKKNSPFLYDLVITHALEWPSLTVEWLPDRHEPPGKDYSLQKVILGTHTSENEPNYLMLAQVQLPLDDAENDARHYDDDRPDIGGFGCANGKVQIIQQINHEGEVNRARYMPQNPFIIATKTVSAEVYVFDYSKHPSKPPLDGACNPDLRLRGHNTEGYGLSWSKFKQGHLLSGSDDAQICLWDINATPKNKTLEAMQIFKVHEGVVEDVAWHLRHEYLFGSVGDDQYLLIWDLRTPAVSKPVQSVVAHQSEVNCLAFNPFNEWVVATGSTDKTVKLFDLRKISAPLHIFDSHKEEVFQVGWNPKNETILASCCLGRRLMVWDLSRIDEEQSPEDAEDGPPELLFIHGGHTSKISDFSWNPCEDWVVASVAEDNILQIWQMAENIYHDEDDLPEESTKAAAS encoded by the exons ATGGGGAAAGAGGAGGAAGAGATGAGGGGTGAGATTGAGGAGCGTCTTATAAACGAGGAGTACAAGATATGGAAGAAGAATAGTCCTTTTCTCTATGATCTCGTCATCACGCATGCCCTTGAGTGGCCTTCCCTCACCGTCGAATGGCTTCCCGACCGCCATGAACCACCCGGCAAAGACTACTCTCTCCAAAAGGTTATCTTGGGCACCCACACCTCTGAGAATGAGCCCAATTACCTCATGTTGGCCCAGGTCCAACTCCCTCTTGATGATGCTGAGAACGATGCCCGCCATTACGACGACGACCGCCCCGACATCGGCGGCTTTGGCTGTGCCAATGGCAAGGTTCAGATCATCCAGCAGATCAACCATGAGGGTGAGGTTAACAGGGCTCGCTACATGCCCCAGAACCCCTTCATCATTGCCACCAAGACTGTTAGTGCTGAAGTTTATGTCTTTGACTACAGCAAGCATCCCTCCAAGCCCCCTCTTGATGGGGCCTGTAACCCTGATTTGAGGCTTAGGGGTCACAACACTGAGGGTTATGGCTTGTCCTGGAGTAAGTTCAAGCAGGGGCACTTGCTTAGTGGTTCTGACGATGCTCAGATTTGTTTGTGGGATATTAATGCCACTCCCAAGAATAAGACCCTCGAGGCAATGCAGATTTTTAAG GTACATGAAGGTGTTGTGGAAGATGTGGCTTGGCATTTGAGGCATGAGTATTTATTCGGTTCTGTGGGTGATGATCAATACTTGCTTATATGGGACCTTCGAACGCCGGCTGTCAGCAAGCCTGTTCAATCTGTTGTTGCTCATCAAAGCGAG GTTAACTGCTTGGCCTTCAATCCCTTTAACGAATGGGTTGTTGCTACTGGTTCTACGGATAAAACTGTGAAGTTGTTTGATCTGCGGAAGATCAGCGCTCCTCTGCACATCTTTGATTCTCACAA GGAGGAGGTTTTCCAGGTTGGTTGGAATCCAAAGAATGAAACTATCTTGGCTTCTTGTTGTCTGGGTAGGAGGCTCATGGTGTGGGATCTTAGCAG GATTGATGAAGAGCAGTCACCAGAAGACGCGGAAGATGGTCCACCAGAATTGCTCTTTATTCATGGTGGTCATACAAGCAAAATATCTGACTTTTCCTGGAATCCATGTGAAGATTGGGTTGTTGCTAGTGTCGCTGAAGACAACATACTTCAAATATGGCAGATGGCGGAGAACATATACCACGACGAAGATGATCTGCCAGAAGAGTCAACGAAGGCCGCAGCTTCATAA
- the LOC137811715 gene encoding glycerol-3-phosphate acyltransferase 9-like isoform X1 → MNRTAKLKSSSSELDLDRPNIEDYLPSGSSVQHERQGKLRLCDLIDISPSLSEAAGAIVDDSFTRCFKSNPPEPWNWNVYLFPLWCCGLVIRYLIIFPIRILVLTLGWIIFLSFFIPVHCLLKGNDDLRKKIERCLVEMMCSFFVASWTGVVKYHGPRPSVRPKQVFVANHTSMIDFIILEQMTAFAVIMQKHPGWVGLLQSTILESVGCIWFNRTEAKDREIVARKLREHVQGANNNPLLIFPEGTCVNNHYTVMFKKGAFELGCTVCPVAIKYNKIFVDAFWNSRQQSFTTHLLQLMTSWAVVCDVWYLEPQNLKPGETSIEFAERVRAIISHRAGLKMVPWDGYLKYSRPSPKHRESKQQNFAQSVLRRLEEK, encoded by the exons ATGAATAGGACTGCGAAACTCAAATCGTCGAGTTCTGAATTGGACCTTGATCGGCCCAACATTGAGGATTACCTACCCTCTGGATCCAGTGTTCAACATGAACGGCAAGGGAAGCTCCGCCT GTGTGATTTGATCGATATTTCACCTAGTCTGTCTGAGGCAGCAGGTGCCATTGTAGAT GATTCATTCACAAGGTGCTTCAAATCAAATCCTCCAGAACCTTGGAACTGGAACGTTTATTTGTTTCCTTTGTGGTGCTGTGGACTTGTGATTCGATATTTGATTATTTTCCCTATTAG AATTCTAGTGTTGACATTAGGATGGATTATATTTCTTTCATTCTTCATTCCAGTGCACTGCCTCCTAAAAGGAAACGATGATTTGAGGAAAAAGATTGAG AGGTGTTTGGTGGAGATGATGTGCAGTTTCTTTGTTGCATCTTGGACTGGGGTTGTCAAGTACCATGGGCCAAGGCCCAGTGTGCGACCAAAACAG GTTTTTGTGGCCAATCATACTTCCATGATTGATTTCATTATCTTAGAACAGATGACTGCATTTGCTGTTATTATGCAGAAGCATCCTGGATGGGTTG GATTATTGCAGAGCACTATTTTAGAGAGTGTAGGGTGTATCTGGTTCAATCGTACAGAGGCGAAGGATCGAGAAATTGTGGCAAGGAA ATTGAGGGAACATGTCCAGGGAGCTAACAATAACCCTCTTCTTATATTTCCTGAAGGAACTTGTGTAAATAATCACTATACTGTCATGTTTAAGAAG GGTGCATTTGAACTTGGCTGCACAGTTTGCCCAGTTGCAATCAAGTACAATAAAATTTTCGTAGATGCTTTTTGGAATAGTCGACA ACAATCATTCACCACTCATCTCTTGCAATTAATGACATCTTGGGCTGTAGTTTGTGATGTTTGGTACTTGGAGCCACAAAACTTGAAGCCAGGAGAGACATCCATTGAATTTGCAGAGAG GGTGAGAGCCATAATCTCACATCGTGCTGGGCTTAAAATGGTTCCTTGGGATGGATATTTGAAGTATTCTCGCCCTAGTCCAAAACACAGAGAAAGCAA GCAACAAAACTTTGCTCAGTCTGTGCTGCGGCGCTTAGAGGAAAAATAA